The following are encoded together in the Kineosporiaceae bacterium genome:
- a CDS encoding S24/S26 family peptidase, with the protein MTVLPGGRGDPAERPDPDGAADRVGGLGGGLGGAVWSLLNTAATSWLLVVCSLIGWSLAPLVIGWHPTLVVTGSMAPWIDPGDVVLFAPPTKAPARGQVVLLSDPYTATGRVVHRIVRVEPDGRFRTQGDANPSMDSELHTTDELLGVGRLVVPAAGRLALLQHGRADQTSRLWLITTGCAALVFVASRGRQRPEES; encoded by the coding sequence GCTGCCGGGCGGCCGTGGCGACCCAGCCGAGCGACCCGACCCGGACGGCGCCGCCGACCGGGTCGGCGGGCTGGGCGGTGGGTTGGGTGGGGCCGTCTGGTCACTGCTGAACACGGCGGCGACGAGCTGGTTGCTGGTGGTCTGTTCCCTGATCGGCTGGTCCCTGGCGCCGCTCGTCATCGGCTGGCATCCCACCTTGGTGGTCACCGGCTCGATGGCACCCTGGATCGATCCGGGCGACGTCGTCCTGTTCGCGCCGCCCACGAAGGCACCGGCACGCGGACAGGTGGTGCTGCTCAGCGACCCCTACACCGCGACCGGACGGGTGGTGCACCGCATCGTGCGGGTCGAGCCGGACGGACGCTTCCGTACCCAGGGCGATGCCAACCCGAGCATGGACTCCGAACTGCACACCACCGATGAACTGCTCGGGGTGGGGCGCCTCGTGGTGCCGGCGGCCGGACGACTGGCCCTGCTGCAGCACGGCCGGGCCGACCAGACCTCCCGGCTCTGGCTGATCACGACCGGCTGCGCCGCCCTGGTGTTCGTGGCCTCACGCGGGCGTCAACGGCCCGAGGAGTCCTGA
- a CDS encoding GGDEF domain-containing protein, with protein MNSAPARRSGIEVAPLSQRTAAMAFFRLAAVVVLGVLGGLQTDLTAGDAWVVGGYVISTGLLSAVVWTRFTTLAVKAFGVSLLLDGVFVQYAHDRLGHGLATDTVVAAFLVAVCLLASFRTGLKLAVWQSLMLVIAWRGEESGLFPRVPGTPGISREILVVTDTLVLWLVVIVTSVAASINERELRRRRYDAESLERLASALLTDETPGAVTERLRDFVVDELGASRAVVRHRLAQDDTASAYLDLAATRPGATLALRLDPRLDPDLAAELPGARRLAAIPLRGSSEGRQQFLVLDFGPSRWRSHRVERRVIEAATQAAATAALALARAQLMEQAQRAAVTDGLTGVANRRAFDTALAEHERAWRERATPFVLVLVDVDFFKKVNDVHGHPVGDQVLAAVARVLTEQAGARAFVARYGGEEFAMIMPGMDTAAAAVLADRVRLGLPLADSPVKVTASMGVAGVPEDADGIEAVIRAADDALLLAKRTGRNRVVIAGPDTQTALQAHLAAEAQSPAAQDSSGR; from the coding sequence GTGAACTCTGCTCCCGCTCGACGCTCCGGCATCGAGGTGGCCCCGCTCTCGCAGCGGACAGCCGCCATGGCGTTCTTCCGCCTCGCGGCGGTCGTCGTCCTCGGGGTGTTGGGCGGCCTGCAGACGGACCTGACCGCCGGCGACGCCTGGGTGGTCGGTGGCTACGTGATCTCGACCGGCCTGCTCTCGGCGGTGGTCTGGACCCGGTTCACCACCCTGGCGGTGAAGGCATTCGGCGTCAGCCTGCTGCTGGACGGCGTGTTCGTGCAGTACGCGCACGACCGTCTGGGGCACGGGCTGGCCACCGACACCGTGGTGGCGGCCTTTCTCGTCGCCGTATGTCTGTTGGCGTCCTTTCGCACCGGCCTGAAGCTGGCCGTCTGGCAGTCCCTGATGCTCGTGATCGCCTGGCGCGGTGAGGAGAGTGGGCTGTTCCCGCGCGTCCCGGGGACGCCCGGAATCAGTCGCGAGATCCTCGTGGTCACCGACACCCTGGTGCTCTGGCTGGTGGTGATCGTGACCTCGGTGGCGGCCTCCATCAACGAACGCGAACTGCGGCGTCGGCGCTACGACGCCGAGTCGTTGGAACGGTTGGCCTCCGCGCTGCTCACCGACGAGACCCCCGGTGCCGTCACCGAGCGGCTGCGGGACTTCGTGGTCGACGAGCTCGGCGCCTCGCGGGCCGTGGTCCGTCACCGACTCGCCCAGGACGACACGGCGTCGGCCTACCTCGACCTGGCGGCCACCCGCCCCGGGGCCACCCTGGCGCTGCGCCTGGATCCCCGACTCGACCCCGATCTGGCCGCCGAACTGCCCGGCGCGCGCCGGTTGGCGGCGATCCCGTTGCGGGGATCGAGCGAGGGGCGGCAACAGTTCCTGGTCTTGGACTTCGGCCCCAGCCGGTGGCGCAGTCATCGGGTGGAGCGCCGGGTGATCGAGGCGGCGACGCAGGCCGCCGCCACCGCGGCCCTGGCCCTGGCTCGCGCTCAGCTGATGGAACAGGCCCAGCGCGCCGCCGTGACCGACGGACTGACCGGCGTGGCCAACCGCCGGGCCTTCGACACCGCTCTCGCCGAACACGAACGGGCCTGGCGCGAGCGGGCGACGCCGTTCGTCCTGGTCCTCGTCGACGTCGACTTCTTCAAGAAGGTCAACGACGTCCACGGTCACCCGGTGGGTGACCAGGTGCTGGCGGCGGTGGCACGCGTGCTCACCGAGCAGGCCGGGGCACGGGCCTTCGTCGCCCGCTACGGCGGCGAGGAGTTCGCGATGATCATGCCCGGCATGGACACCGCCGCCGCGGCGGTCCTGGCCGACCGGGTTCGTCTCGGCCTACCCCTGGCGGACTCGCCGGTGAAGGTGACCGCCAGCATGGGGGTCGCCGGTGTGCCCGAGGACGCCGACGGCATCGAGGCCGTGATCCGCGCGGCCGACGACGCCCTCTTGCTGGCCAAGCGCACCGGCCGCAACCGGGTGGTCATCGCCGGTCCGGACACCCAGACGGCCTTGCAGGCGCACCTGGCGGCCGAGGCCCAGAGCCCGGCGGCTCAGGACTCCTCGGGCCGTTGA